GCGCAGGCGCTAATGCAAATCCTTCGTGTAAACGAATTTCGGCATGCTCCAGCTGAAGCGCAGCGCCAGCAGGCGCAGGGTGAGGCCGGCGGCCATGGCGATGGCCATGGTGAGCGGCTGCGGCAGTCCGGCCAGCGGCCCGGCCACGTAGAGCAGCCCCGTGAGGATCGACACCGTCGCGTAAAGCTCGGCGCGGAACAGCAGCGGCACCTCGTTGCACAGCACGTCCCGCAGCACGCCGCCGACGCAGCCGGTGATCATGCCCGCCGCGATCACCACGATGACCGGCAGGCCGAGGCCGATGGCCACGTTGCAGCCGATGACGGTGAACACCACGAGGCCCACGGCGTCGAGGAAGAGGAACACCTGCCGCAGGTGGTCCATGACGCGGGCGAGGAAGACGGTGCCCAGCGCCGCGCCGCCGG
The nucleotide sequence above comes from Xanthobacter flavus. Encoded proteins:
- a CDS encoding trimeric intracellular cation channel family protein, with translation MTPQTLLHILYLVAIVAEAMTAALAAGRREMDWVGVFLLGCVTALGGGSVRDVLLGNYPLSWVAHPSYLIVTGGAALGTVFLARVMDHLRQVFLFLDAVGLVVFTVIGCNVAIGLGLPVIVVIAAGMITGCVGGVLRDVLCNEVPLLFRAELYATVSILTGLLYVAGPLAGLPQPLTMAIAMAAGLTLRLLALRFSWSMPKFVYTKDLH